DNA from Lagenorhynchus albirostris chromosome 15, mLagAlb1.1, whole genome shotgun sequence:
ATATATTCACATAGAGGGGAATCCAGTTTGTGTCGTTTCCCAATCTTATTTGCTGGTGAGACATTTTCGCAAGGCACATCTGCTAGGTATAGTGTTCTTTGGAACatactttgggaaatgctgacaTCATGATTAAGAGTGCTGGCTTTGGTGTCAgtcagacctggattcaaattcttGTTCTGCCACTTAATGGCTGTGTGATTTtcgacaagtcacttaacctctctgagccttgatttcttctttctgtaaagtGAAATAATAGTACCTTCATTGtaaagctgttgtgaggattaattacGAATTaatgcagtgtttcccaaagtgtgtaCGCTCTTTGTTAGTGGTATGTAAGTGCATTTTAGATGTTATGCGAGTAAAATTTTTTCAGCTCtgatgtgctttaaaaaaatatgaatagttCCTCAATCCCTTAATTTCACGTGTTACTGCTTGGTGAGGCTAAGTAAAAACAAACTGAGTTAAGTTAAAGAAGTAAGCGGTACAGGGGGTTCCATGGATGCGGCAGCAATTGGGAAGGTGATGTGGAATGTTGGAGACTTGGATTAGCATATAAAGCAGGTGACAGCACTTGGCCTACAGTAAGTGCTCACTAAAGGGTAAGAATCACTAACACTGTTATTATCATCGATGCTgtctttgttattattgttatcatcattatcattctCTTATTATtgggaaaactaaggctcagagaggggcagtgacttgctcaaggtcacccagggTGTTAATGGCAAGATGGGCCTAGAattcaggtctcctgactcctagGCCAGGCCAGGGCGGTGCTGCTTCCACTGTCTTAGGGTGGGAACCCAGGTGGCCTGTCGTAATTAAGCGTCAAAGTGAACGATATGTTTTGTGCTGTGGTCGAGTCAGAAAAGGGAAAGTCACGTGGCCAGAGGCGTCAGAGGCAGCTGTGTGGAAAAAGAGAcctagagaaggagagagggggctGTTGGGTGTGGGAGGTACCTCAGTCTGAGGCTGGGTTCTCCGGGTCGGCGGGTGGGGGTCCTGGGGGCCAGGTTCTACCACCTTCCATGTTGGAGAACCAGGGTCAAGGTATCGCCCAGGCTTCTGACCCCCTCCCGTCAGAGCTGGCACCTCCCAACCCCTCACTCATCTCCCCACTTCTCTCCCCAGCTCTTCACGGCCGCCCCCCAAGGCCCCGGCCCCTCCCGTGGCTCAGCCTCCCCCCTCATCATCCTCTTcgtcctcttcctcctcatctGCCTCCTCCTCGTCCGCGCAGCTCACCCACCGGCCCCCGACGCCCTCACTGCCCCTGCCTTTGTCCACCCACAGCTTCCCCCCACCCGGGCTGCGGcccgcacccccacccccccacccctccttatTCTCCCctggccccgccctgcccccgccccctcccctgctgCAGGTGCCAGGGCACCCTGGGGCCTCAGCCGCTAACGCCCTTTCTGGTGAGTTTGGGGTCctggccggggggtggggggccatGGCCCCGGGCTTGGGCCCAGTTGGCTTCGGGGCATCTGGACCTTAGCAAGCAGCAGGGCGTGAGGAGGGAGCGGCCCAAAGCCAGAAGGGAAGGCCAGTCACCCGGGCCCAAGGAGGCTGACACGGTGGCTACAGATGTTAAagccttctccccctcccctcccacagagCAGGACCTGATCGGCCAGGACCTGAACTCTCGCTACCTGAATGCCCAGGGTGGCCCCGaggtggtgggggcagggggctctGCCCGGCCCCTGGCCTTCCAGTTCCACCAGCACAACCACCAGCACCAGCACACCCACCAGCACACCCACCAGCACTTCACCCCTTACCCCCCGGGCCTGCTGCCACCCCACGGCCCCCACATGGTGAGCTCCTCATTGGGCCGGTGATGAGGCTCAGAGACCTGGGGGGAGGGTATGGCTTCCAGGGGAAGGCCCTGGGTTCCTGGCTGGCAGCttactcttcccttctcttccctagTTTGAGAAATATCCAGGAAAGATGGAAGGCCTTTTCCGGCATAATGtgagtgtgtgagagtgtgtgtgagtgtgtgtgggtgtgtgggtgtgtgggtgggtgtgtggtgtgggtgtgtggtgtgtgtggtgtgtgggcaTGGATGCATCAATGCGTGCGGCCCTAATTGTTGGGGTCCAGTCTTCAGCTTCAAAAGCAAGAGCCTTGAGCCTGGGAGAGCTCCCTGGGGGGGATTTAGGGTGGAGGCCAGAGGACTGATGGGCAGACCGCAGATGGGCtgcacctccacccccagcttGGACTAGGCCACTTCTCTCCACAGCCGTACACGGCCTTCCCTCCCGCAGTGCCCGGCCTACCTCCGGGCCTCCCGCCGGCTGTCTCCTTTGGCTCCCTGCAGGGGGCCTTCCAGCCCAAGGTGAGCTCCCAATCCAGACGAcaccaccacctcccaccccttaCAAACCCGGATATCCCTGGATCCATTTACCTTCCCATTCCCCAAAACCATGCCcatcctcctgccctccccttgTGGACCCAGGTTTCTCCAAAGCCATGCTCCCTCCCTGTCCCAGCCCCCAGCTTGGTTTTAGATCCCTCTTATGCCTGGTGTCAGCTCTCCTGACTGATCCCTCCACTCCCCTTTCCCAGAGCACGAACCCCGAGCTGCCACCACGACTGGGGCCAGTGCCGAGCGGGCTTCCCAAAAGGGGACACAGGTGAGGGGGGCCAAGGCAGGTCCTCGGGCAGCTGGAAGATCTGTTGAGGGAGAGCAGGGTTGACTTGAGAGTGAACCACTGATTCCTCCCTTTAATATATGGTCAGGGGTGTCTCTGAGGACCTGAGAAGAGGGAATTTCTATAAATGAAGGATTTCTTAGGCATGAGGGATAGGAATTTCATGAAGTCGCCCCAGAAATAAGATTCCTAGGATGGTGGTTTTTGTAggggttttcaaattttttaagtcACAGCACTCATTTTTTCAAATGACATCATACCAGGAAGTTCTGTccataaaacaatgaaaagataagctGCTTCTTTGTGAAGTGACGTGGGGAGCAGCCTTAAAGCCCAGGGCTTTGGGAACATCTTGAAAAGCACAGGATCTGTTTCCTAAAGGAGAGACTAGACCAGAGGTTTTCCAGCTTCTTTTAACAATAGTAAAGGcttttttctaaagaaatctTAAGCAGATCTTCATTATATAAAGCTGTTTATCAGATAGCTACTCTTCTTCTCTGAGAAACCTGTCCTGCCTGCCCACTAACCCACTCCACAGCCTTCCAAGCAGGGCACCTCCTTGGAGCCAGGTTCAGTAACTTGGTGCTGGAGGGGAGGTGCCTGGAGTGGGAGAGATGGGGAAAGGAAAGGTTTGAGGGAGCCGCACACGGTCTCAGGGAGGTGTTTGGGGGGGCATTGGGGACTGTGGAGATGAGGTGCCCAGGTCAGTAAACAGGTCTGAACTGCTGCCAATCTCTGCTTTGCTATTCCCAGATCCCTGACCATTTCCGGCCACCTTTGAGGGTGAGTTTGGTGAGGACCTCAGGCTGCATGAGGCTGGGGGCTGGCGTCAGGGTGTTTGTGTGAGGGGAGGGTCTTGCTTGGGAATAAGCAAGAAGCCCAAGACGTGGAGGCAGCCAGATGTGGAACAGCAGGAAACGAAAGGCTTGCAAACCGCAGACCTGGGTTCAGACACAGCTGGccgtgggaccttgggcaagacagtttatctctctgagcctcagtttcctaggcTGTGAAATGAACCTAGTCATCCCTCAGGTGTAGGGGTGATGAGTGGGGACGTTGTGTGGCAAGGCTGGGCCCAGGGCCAGGTCTGGAGTGGGTGATGAGTGaacattctttccttccctttccctttggtcATCCTTCTGGGGCGGCAGAAACCAGGGAAGTGGTGTGCCATGCACGTGCGCGTGGCTTACATGATCCTGAGACACCAGGAAAAGATGAAGGTACTGGGGCCGGAGGGCTGGGGAGAGTGGGCCTGCCTGAGCTCTGGGCGTCTACCTTCAGCAGAGCTTGGCAGAATCTTGGCCAGAAATGTTCCCTCCTGTCCCTGGTCACTGCCTGAGCAAGTCCACAGTTAGCACTAGGTTCTCTTGCTAACTGgggggtggtcagagaaggctcTGAGAGAGGCAGAGGCCCACCCAAGCCCTGTCTTGGCGCCAGGCAGCCCTCGGAGGGGGCCTCGGGGTGGAAGAGCAAGAGCGGGACCACACCTGGCTCCTCACTCACTGCCCCTCTCCCTGTCCCACGCAGGGCGACTCCCACAAGCTTGACTTTCGGAACGACCTCCTGCCCTGCCTTCCGGGGCCCTATGGGGCCCTGCCCCCTGGGCAGGAGCTCTCCCACCCGGCCGCCTCCCTCTTCACTGCGACTGGTGAGTCTGGccagccctctctgggcctgaggTTGCCCACCTGTAGCCCGAGGCCCACCTTGCGTCCACTCAGCCTCATCAGAATCTCCCGCCTCTCCGCCCCAGGTGCCGTCCACGCTGCAGCCAACCCTTTCACGGCAGCTCCCGGGGCCCACGGACCCTTTCTGAGCCCCAGCACCCACATTGGTAAGAGCCAAAGGCATGTTGGGCAACCTAAGCCTTGTCCCTGAGTTCCAGGAGGTGTTAAGCCGGGGATAGAAGTTAGACCTGAGAGGCAGCTGGAATGGAGGGTAGACCTGGTTCCacttgctttgtgaccttgggcaggttactctACCCCCTCTGAGCCTTGATCTCATCCTCTGTAAAATGGTATAGGGAAGGGCAGAGTAATCGCCAATCCCTGACAGCTCAGTCACTGTCTCTGAAACTAGCCAGTGGTAGTGGGGAGTGTGCCACCTGGGAGAGTGGGGTGGAGGAAGGCTGTGCAGGCCCAGCGGAGAGCATGGTCACTGGCTCCCAGTGATCTTGGCAGGCTTCTTGGGGAGATTTATCCTGGGTTTGGATGGACGAGGAGGAGTTGAGCCGGCTGGCCTAGGAAAAGGTGTTCCTAGAAGAGGAAATTGTGAGGTTCCCGCAGCTTGCTAGTTACATGTTCTGACTGGCTATGTGACATATATACGAAGTTAGGGTCAGGTTGGGAGCAGCCCTGCATGCAGGTGGGAGGAAGCTAGCTGAGGCCTTCAGGCGAGTGGCTTGCTGTAGAGCTGGTCTGGGTGGCTGGTGTCGGGGGCTGTGGGGTAAGAGCCTGACCTCTGGAGTCAGAGGCCCTGGATTGGGGGTTCCACTCACTGGTAGGATGACCATTGattggcaagttacttcacctctctgagcctgtttaaTCATCTTTAAGTGGGAATGCTCCCATCTGCCTCATGGAGCTTGTGAGGTTAAACAACACGTTGCACCTTAAAGCTCAGTGGTTTTCTGGGGCCTGCTTGGTGATCAGCCTCTTCCCTGCCAGTCCTTGATGCCTGCTCAGAGCCGGCCGCCCAATGCTCTGACCATCCCCCTTTTCTCCTACAGATCCCTTTGGGCGTCCCACAAGCTTCGCCTCCTTGGCTGCCCTCTCCAACGGGGCCTTTGGAGGCCTGGGCAGCCCCACATTCAGTGAGtgctgggcggggtggggtgggggcagtgggctCCTGTGCTCAGGCAGGGGACTGGGAGGATGCCTGAGTGGGACCTCCCACTCCTGGCTCCCATCACTTTCTACTTTGTCTTCTGTCTAGACTCCGGCGCCGTCTTTGCCCAGAAAGAAAGCCCAGGGGCCCCACCAGCCTTCGCCTCCCCGCCAGACCCATGGGGCCGCCTGCACCGCAGTCCTCTGGCCTTTCCTGCCTGGGTCCGGCCCCCTGAGGCCGCCCGGACACCAGGCTCAGACAAGGAGCGGCCTGTGGAGCGGAGGGAGCCCTCTCTCActaaggaggagaaagacagGTGTGCTTCCCcgccagcccccacctgccctgccctcctccctcccttaccTCAGTCCAACCTCCGGAGTACCTtcatcctctcctccctgcccccagggaccTCCCCTTCTCACGGCCCCAGCTCCGAGTTTCTCCTGCTACTCCCAAGGCGCGGGCTGGCGAGGAAGGGGCCAGGCCAGCCAAGGAATCGGTGCGGGTAAAGGAAGAGCGGAAGGaggaggctgctgctgccgccgccgccgccgccgccgccgctgctgccgccgccgccgccgccgccgccaccaccaCCGGGCCTCAAGGCCTTCACCTGCTGTTTGAGAGGCCCCGGCCACCCCCCTTTCTGGGCCCTAGTCCTCCAGAGCGCTGTGCTGGCTTCCTGGAGCCAGCCTGGttggcagggccccctcgcctcTCTAGGCCACCCCGCTTCTATGAGGCGGGTGAGGAGCTGACTGGCCCAGGGGCTGTGGCTGCTGCCCGCCTCTACGGTCTAGAGCCTGCCCATCCCCTGCTATACAGCCGCTTGGCTCCACCGCCGCCACCAGCTGCGGCCCCGGGAACCCCTCACCTTCTCAGCAAGACCCCGCCAGGAGCCCTTTTGGGGGCACCACCTCCGCTTGTGCCCGCCCCTCGGCCTAGTTCCCCACCTCGGGCCCCTGGCCCAGCCCGGGCTGACaggtgagggaaggggaggggcaggggcataGCTCCATCCCCCTTTTCTTTTGACAAGGTCCTAGAGCTGAGGTTTCAAGCCGGGGCTGGAGGGCAGAGGTCATGACCTCACCAGCCACCTCTGAGGTTGTGGAATCTGGGAGCAGTAAGCCCCAAACCCCACTGGATCAAGCATCAGTTGGATCTTGGGgtcactgggagggcagaggtcaCAAGCCTTTAGAGaggtgtgtgtgtacatgagaGTGGGGGTCATTTCAGAGGTCATAGCTCGTGATCTCCTGAGGTGCACCATCGTCCCTTCTGAGGGCCCCTAGGCCCTTGGCCTGCCTCCCCAAGGGCTCACTAAGCCAGAGGCCAAAGTGCCCCCCTCCTCTTCACCTACCACCCAAGTCCTCATGCCCtctcagggctgggggaggaggggctaAAGGAAGGGGGGTTCCATGTACATATTTATCTCCTCTTCCACATAGCCCCCCAGACCTTTTGTACATTTTTACAGGGGTGCCCCTCCCAATAATCCCCCTTCCTGGTTAATTAAATCCTAAGACTGGTGCTGTGTTCCTAGCCTCTGGCCTctctgtggggggaggggggattgcAGTGGGGAGAGCTGGGAGGGAACAGGCAGGAACCCAGGGCTTATCCCTGGAAATCTGGGGCCCAGCAGGAGGTGGACCAACAGGAAAAGGGACCTGGGTGCCTAGGCTAGAGAGAAGGGCAAGTGCTTCCTGCTTGGCTGTCAGCCCAGGTTCCCCCCACCTGTTCCTGTTACCTCTGTGTGCCCCCATCCCCAAAGGCGCAACCTCTAAGCTTCAGACTCCACCTTAGTGGCTTGGTCCCCCCCACTCTATTTCCAAGTGCCCCCAGGATTCCTGGGCCTTGCTCTCCAGAACCCTGTTCCCCAGAACCCTGCCGCAGGCTCCTTAAGGGGGGCCAGAGAAGGTCACCATGTACCACACACCAAAGAAGGGGGTTGGCCCGGGGGTGGGCAACACAGGCAGCTTCTTCAGCAGCCTCTTGGCAGCAGCCCCAGCCTTCCCAAAGCAGCAGGTGCCCCCAGGCTGGGGCCCAACCTAGAAGGCAGGGGTTGGTTTAACAAAAACATAACATTGACTTTTTTCCCCAGTGGGACTTATTCTGTAACATGACTTGcggatatttatataaaaatgagtgTTACAATGAGGCCCCTTGGCTCCTCTTTGTGTGTGGGTCACCTGGGGGGGATtgggctgggtcctggggttggggagggatgagGACAATATTGTCCATGTCCTGATGAAGGttttcccctccttcccacctggGCAATTTGTTCTACTTCTGGATGGATGGATTGGAGTGTTGGGCACTgaagtttttcacatttttctacaGTCCAGGAGTACATAttccagttgacccttgaacacgggtttgaactgcacaggtccacttatacgtggttTTATTCCCAATAAATACTTCATACAGTACCACATGATcaatggttggttgaatctgtggatgtgggaCCACAG
Protein-coding regions in this window:
- the FBRS gene encoding LOW QUALITY PROTEIN: probable fibrosin-1 (The sequence of the model RefSeq protein was modified relative to this genomic sequence to represent the inferred CDS: substituted 1 base at 1 genomic stop codon), with amino-acid sequence METAAAAAPGPGWAAEGERRRRRCSRRDRDREQRRRRGPGGDAPRALLAAPRGSSSSSSPPPPARPWSSASSGERPGGPRRRRPRPRPRPPRPRARKRPAGSGSRGEEEEEEEEGGADDGEAEEEPEEEEEEEEDLIDGFAIASFASLEALQKDASLQPPERLEHRLKHSGKRKRGGSSGATGEPGDSSDREPGRPSGDRARKWPNKRRRKEASSRHSPEAGYICDAESDLDERVSDDDLDPSFTVSTSKASGPHGAFNGNCEAKLSVVPKVSGLERSQEQPPGPDPLLVPFPPKEPPPPPAPRPPISPPAPLPAAPSLPPPPQPQLQLRVSPFGLRTSPYGSSLDLSTGSSSRPPPKAPAPPVAQPPPSSSSSSSSSSSASSSSAQLTHRPPTPSLPLPLSTHSFPPPGLRPAPPPPHPSLFSPGPALPPPPPLLQVPGHPGASAANALSEQDLIGQDLNSRYLNAQGGPEVVGAGGSARPLAFQFHQHNHQHQHTHQHTHQHFTPYPPGLLPPHGPHMFEKYPGKMEGLFRHNPYTAFPPAVPGLPPGLPPAVSFGSLQGAFQPKSTNPELPPRLGPVPSGLPKRGHRXGGPRQIPDHFRPPLRKPGKWCAMHVRVAYMILRHQEKMKGDSHKLDFRNDLLPCLPGPYGALPPGQELSHPAASLFTATGAVHAAANPFTAAPGAHGPFLSPSTHIDPFGRPTSFASLAALSNGAFGGLGSPTFNSGAVFAQKESPGAPPAFASPPDPWGRLHRSPLAFPAWVRPPEAARTPGSDKERPVERREPSLTKEEKDRDLPFSRPQLRVSPATPKARAGEEGARPAKESVRVKEERKEEAAAAAAAAAAAAAAAAAAAAATTTGPQGLHLLFERPRPPPFLGPSPPERCAGFLEPAWLAGPPRLSRPPRFYEAGEELTGPGAVAAARLYGLEPAHPLLYSRLAPPPPPAAAPGTPHLLSKTPPGALLGAPPPLVPAPRPSSPPRAPGPARADR